A genome region from Triticum aestivum cultivar Chinese Spring chromosome 2B, IWGSC CS RefSeq v2.1, whole genome shotgun sequence includes the following:
- the LOC123042323 gene encoding uncharacterized protein, which translates to MGLKTEDAIHACLLEQLLASFDKRNRNDPELDQWIRPRDRSRKALKHPFFLFKMKASAKKPRVSWWMKKYDMFPPERPGYTCALRVARLVIASDGVFRLEQAGEGGQPGALSYLTDTSYREFSRPKEGVFKEGLREVAVIQRLPGGEGISIMSHVVGLGVKLGDILFVLHCWSVTVALSITERDFYVTSKFKEESLYASADLDFVDITVPVENLIKKLYQMYELEERDKQKMQENQGDQEAEELMCQLEVQKKEKLEVRQRRRAEKKKYHDLRKEMKSMVRQMKQEASVEGIQGQLEEFEDICFSTPMLSEPDSAKPCEGELCQSEEMCKESLEEAMKLNSTDRPA; encoded by the exons ATGGGGTTGAAGACCGAGGATGCGATACACGCCTGCCTGCTCGAGCAGCTGCTCGCGTCCTTCGACAAGCGAAACAGGAACGACCCTGAGCTGGACCAGTGGATACGCCCCCGCGACAGGAGCAGGAAGGCCCTCAAGCACCCCTTCTTCCTGTTCAAGATGAAGGCGTCCGCCAAGAAACCGCGGGTATCATGGTGGATGAAGAAGTACGACATGTTCCCTCCGGAGCGGCCGGGGTACACATGCGCCTTGAGGGTCGCGCGCCTGGTGATCGCATCGGACGGCGTGTTCCGCCTGGAGCAGGCGGGGGAGGGCGGGCAGCCGGGTGCTCTGTCCTACCTCACCGACACGAGTTACAGGGAGTTTTCACGTCCCAAAGAAGGCGTCTTCAAAGAGGGCCTCAGGGAAGTCGCCGTGATCCAGAGGCTGCCCGGCGGCGAGGGGATTTCCATCATGTCTCACGTGGTGGGGCTCGGTGTCAAGCTTGGTGACATTCTCTTTGTGCTGCATTGCTGGTCCGTGACCGTCGCCCTGAGCATCACCGAGCGGGACTTCTATGTCACTTCCAAGTTCAAGGAGGAATCATTATACGCCAGCGCCGATCTTGATTTCGTAGACATTACGGTCCCTGTTGAGAATCTGATCAAGAAGCTTTACCAGATGTATGAGCTGGAGGAGCGAGATAAACAGAAAATGCAGGAGAATCAAGGTGATCAGGAGGCAGAGGAGCTGATGTGTCAGCTAGAGGTTCAGAAAAAGGAGAAACTGGAAGTCCGGCAGAGGAGAAGGGCTGAGAAAAAGAAATATCATGACCTGCGTAAGGAGATGAAGAGTATGGTTCGACAGATGAAGCAAGAAGCAAGCGTTGAAGGAATACAGGGGCAacttgaagaatttgaagacaTTTGCTTTTCCACCCCAATGCTTTCTGAACCTGATTCGGCGAAACCATGTGAAGGCGAGCTATGCCAAAGTGAGGAGATGTGCAAGGAATCTCTAGAGGAGGCTATGAAGCTTAATAGTACAGAC CGTCCGGCTTAA